One window of the Endomicrobium proavitum genome contains the following:
- the phoU gene encoding phosphate signaling complex protein PhoU, which yields MRHFEIEMNDLKSRLVDMAGLVQKMIKETIAQLVERKEKSAAIILGFEKEVNIEEIVIDDTCLKLIALNQPVGADLRFITSAMRINSDLERMADEAVNISEKASDLIKYPELKPLIDIPKMADIVTQMVKDCIEAFNTSDAHLAKSVLEKDDEVDDLRDVVLKDLKEYMVKSSDPETIQRAVDLIIIARSFERIGDHATNISEDVIFMVHGKDIRHPRTVNCK from the coding sequence ATGCGCCATTTTGAAATTGAAATGAACGATTTAAAAAGCCGTCTTGTTGATATGGCGGGGCTTGTCCAGAAGATGATTAAAGAGACTATTGCGCAGCTTGTTGAAAGAAAAGAGAAATCTGCCGCAATAATTCTCGGTTTTGAAAAAGAAGTAAATATAGAAGAAATAGTTATTGACGATACGTGTCTTAAACTTATCGCTTTAAACCAGCCCGTCGGCGCAGATTTAAGATTTATAACGTCGGCAATGAGAATTAACAGCGATTTGGAAAGAATGGCGGACGAAGCCGTAAATATAAGCGAGAAAGCGTCGGATCTTATAAAATACCCGGAACTTAAGCCGCTTATTGATATTCCTAAAATGGCTGATATCGTTACGCAGATGGTTAAAGACTGCATAGAAGCTTTTAATACAAGCGATGCGCATCTTGCAAAAAGCGTTTTGGAAAAAGACGATGAAGTTGATGATTTAAGGGACGTGGTTTTAAAAGATTTGAAAGAGTACATGGTAAAATCTTCCGATCCCGAAACAATTCAACGCGCGGTGGATTTAATTATAATAGCAAGAAGTTTTGAGAGAATAGGCGATCATGCCACAAATATAAGCGAAGATGTTATTTTCATGGTGCACGGAAAAGACATACGTCATCCGAGAACCGTAAATTGCAAATAA
- the purL gene encoding phosphoribosylformylglycinamidine synthase subunit PurL — protein MKSKINCNIIEILNLSDNQLVELSKKNVLSLSLEEMKSVQSYFKKLKRNPTDVELETVAQTWSEHCKHKTLTGVIEYSEEKNGKKSKRKYNNLLKETIFKATVELNKKWCWSVFKDNAGVIEFDSKNGAAFKVETHNHPSALEPYGGSATGIGGVIRDILGVGLGAKPLANTDVFCFGNPNTKASQVPDGMHHPKRIAKGVVSGVRDYGNRMGIPTVNGAVYFDDGYMANPLVYCGTMGIIPKNMIDKQVKPKDLVLVVGGRTGRDGIHGATFSSVQLDKESDVSAVQIGNPIIEKKVLDTMLKARDLRLYRGVTDCGAGGLSSAVGELGEKTGVRVELSKIPLKYEGLSPWEIWISEAQERMVFAVPAKNKKKILEIFKKENVEATFIGEFTNDKKLTLTYNGEVVADMSMEFLHDGVPKPTRPAVYKIVQEKKQKPVKFNGAKLLKSLKAALSDLNVCSKEWIIRQYDHEVQGQTVIKPLQGNGIEVSGPGDAAVIWPYASVKGTKKGIVLSNGLNPQYGKINTYKMAASAIEESLRNAAAVGANIDRMSVLDNFCWGNPNKPEILGSLVRAANACYDMSKAFDVPFISGKDSLHNEYSIGGKKYSIPPALLISAMGVIDNAANTVTMPFKQKGNKVFVLGLTRNELGGSVFAKINKISGGIVADVYPKESRPLMKKLYEAINKGLIEAAHDASEGGLAVAISEMAFSSQLGVKININAIKTEGTLTAAEILFSQSNGRFVIEVKPENEKAAAAIFKGSSFAEVGVVGADKVIFESAKEKVKIQAKPEELLNSWKNTINW, from the coding sequence ATGAAATCTAAAATTAACTGTAATATTATTGAAATCTTAAATTTGTCCGACAATCAGCTTGTTGAACTGAGCAAAAAAAATGTTCTTTCTCTTTCTCTTGAAGAGATGAAATCCGTTCAGAGTTATTTTAAAAAACTTAAAAGAAATCCTACCGACGTTGAACTTGAAACCGTAGCTCAAACATGGAGCGAACACTGCAAACATAAAACTCTTACCGGAGTTATTGAATACAGCGAAGAAAAAAACGGAAAAAAATCAAAAAGAAAATATAACAACCTTTTAAAGGAAACAATTTTTAAAGCCACCGTTGAGCTTAACAAAAAATGGTGCTGGTCTGTTTTCAAAGACAATGCCGGCGTTATAGAATTTGATTCTAAAAACGGCGCGGCGTTTAAAGTGGAAACGCATAATCACCCGTCGGCGCTTGAGCCTTACGGAGGTTCGGCAACGGGCATCGGCGGAGTTATAAGAGATATTTTAGGCGTTGGGCTTGGCGCAAAGCCGCTGGCAAATACCGATGTGTTTTGTTTCGGCAACCCGAACACAAAAGCGTCGCAGGTGCCGGACGGAATGCATCATCCTAAAAGAATTGCAAAAGGCGTTGTGTCGGGCGTGCGCGATTACGGCAACAGAATGGGCATTCCTACGGTAAACGGCGCGGTTTATTTTGACGACGGCTATATGGCAAACCCTTTGGTCTATTGCGGCACAATGGGAATTATTCCTAAAAATATGATTGATAAGCAGGTAAAACCGAAAGATTTGGTTTTGGTTGTCGGCGGAAGAACCGGAAGAGACGGAATTCACGGAGCTACTTTCTCGTCGGTGCAGCTTGATAAAGAATCGGACGTAAGCGCGGTTCAAATAGGCAACCCGATAATAGAAAAAAAAGTTTTAGACACAATGCTTAAAGCCAGAGATTTAAGACTTTACAGAGGCGTTACGGATTGCGGAGCGGGCGGTTTGTCGTCGGCTGTCGGGGAACTTGGCGAAAAAACGGGCGTTCGCGTTGAACTTTCAAAAATTCCTTTAAAATACGAAGGCTTAAGCCCGTGGGAAATTTGGATATCCGAAGCGCAGGAAAGAATGGTTTTTGCAGTGCCCGCTAAAAACAAAAAGAAAATTTTAGAAATATTTAAAAAAGAAAACGTTGAAGCTACGTTTATAGGCGAATTTACAAACGATAAAAAACTTACTCTCACCTATAACGGCGAAGTTGTCGCCGATATGAGCATGGAGTTTTTGCACGACGGAGTTCCAAAACCGACACGTCCGGCGGTTTATAAAATAGTTCAAGAGAAAAAGCAGAAGCCGGTTAAATTTAACGGAGCAAAACTTTTAAAATCTTTAAAAGCCGCGCTTAGCGATTTGAACGTTTGTTCTAAAGAATGGATTATACGTCAATACGATCACGAAGTTCAGGGGCAAACGGTTATAAAACCTCTTCAGGGAAACGGTATTGAAGTTTCCGGCCCCGGCGACGCTGCAGTAATTTGGCCTTACGCGTCCGTCAAGGGAACAAAAAAAGGAATAGTTCTTTCAAACGGTTTAAATCCGCAGTACGGAAAAATTAATACTTATAAAATGGCAGCTTCGGCTATAGAAGAGTCTTTGAGAAATGCCGCCGCTGTCGGAGCAAACATAGACAGAATGTCGGTGCTTGATAATTTCTGCTGGGGAAATCCAAATAAACCGGAAATTCTCGGCAGTTTAGTGCGCGCCGCAAACGCGTGTTACGATATGTCTAAAGCTTTTGACGTTCCGTTTATTTCCGGTAAAGACAGTTTGCATAACGAGTATTCAATAGGCGGTAAAAAATATTCCATACCCCCTGCGCTTTTAATTTCAGCGATGGGCGTTATAGATAATGCGGCAAATACCGTTACAATGCCTTTCAAGCAGAAAGGAAATAAAGTTTTTGTTTTGGGGCTTACAAGAAACGAGCTTGGCGGTTCTGTTTTTGCAAAAATAAATAAAATTTCAGGCGGCATAGTTGCGGATGTTTATCCTAAAGAATCAAGACCGTTAATGAAAAAACTTTATGAAGCTATAAATAAAGGTTTAATTGAAGCCGCTCACGACGCGTCGGAAGGCGGTTTGGCCGTAGCAATAAGCGAAATGGCTTTCTCGTCGCAGCTGGGCGTAAAAATAAATATTAATGCAATAAAAACAGAAGGAACTCTTACCGCGGCGGAAATTTTATTTTCGCAATCCAACGGAAGATTTGTAATTGAAGTTAAACCTGAAAATGAAAAAGCCGCTGCCGCAATATTTAAAGGCAGCTCATTTGCGGAAGTCGGCGTTGTGGGCGCAGATAAAGTAATTTTTGAAAGCGCAAAAGAAAAAGTGAAAATTCAGGCAAAACCGGAAGAACTGCTAAACAGCTGGAAAAATACAATTAATTGGTAG
- a CDS encoding phosphoribosylformylglycinamidine synthase subunit PurS — translation MFEIEISTKKGFKDSRGEHVLSDIRGISVAGVSKVAYSQIYLIDADVNAADANLAASELLSDKITETYSVKSFVNPTANEPVSLGEPSVIEVWYKKGVTDTVAESVVKAVKDLGIKKSITVKTGHRYYLSGKLSKKTLDTIATKLLANTIIQDYKVK, via the coding sequence ATGTTTGAAATAGAAATATCAACGAAAAAAGGGTTTAAAGATTCTCGCGGGGAGCATGTACTTTCCGATATACGAGGGATATCCGTTGCAGGAGTTTCAAAAGTAGCTTATTCGCAGATTTATTTGATAGACGCAGATGTAAACGCCGCCGACGCCAATCTTGCCGCAAGCGAACTTTTGAGCGATAAGATTACCGAAACCTACAGCGTGAAAAGTTTTGTTAACCCCACTGCGAACGAACCTGTTTCCCTCGGGGAACCGTCCGTAATAGAAGTTTGGTATAAAAAGGGCGTTACCGATACCGTTGCGGAAAGCGTTGTTAAGGCGGTTAAAGATTTGGGAATAAAAAAGAGTATTACGGTTAAAACCGGACACAGATATTATTTGTCAGGAAAGCTTTCTAAAAAAACTTTGGATACAATTGCGACAAAGCTTCTTGCAAACACCATAATACAGGATTATAAAGTTAAGTAA
- the pstB gene encoding phosphate ABC transporter ATP-binding protein PstB yields the protein MTLSKIDIKNFNLYYTNFHALKDINMSIQEKRITAMIGPSGCGKSTLLRSMNRINDTIEGVRTSGEINIQGKNIYSEKTDIDKLRRNVGMVFQRPNPFPISVYENVAFGLKVNRIESKKSSIDAIVEKSLKAVLLWDDIKDKLKKNALSLTLEQQQRLCIARVIAVRPQIILLDEPCSSLDPVSTQKIEELMLALKDKYTIVIVTHNMQQAARISQDTAFMLLGELIEFDKTEKIFTNPSKKETDDYVSGKFG from the coding sequence ATAACATTGTCAAAAATTGATATAAAAAATTTCAATCTTTACTATACAAACTTTCACGCGTTGAAAGATATCAATATGTCTATTCAGGAAAAACGCATTACCGCCATGATTGGTCCGTCGGGGTGCGGCAAGTCAACGCTTTTGCGCTCAATGAACAGAATTAACGATACCATTGAAGGCGTACGCACAAGCGGCGAAATTAATATACAGGGCAAAAATATTTATTCGGAAAAAACCGATATAGACAAACTTCGCAGAAACGTAGGCATGGTTTTTCAAAGACCTAATCCGTTTCCTATTTCCGTCTATGAAAATGTTGCGTTCGGTTTAAAAGTAAACAGAATAGAATCTAAAAAAAGCAGCATTGACGCGATTGTTGAAAAAAGCTTAAAAGCGGTTTTGCTTTGGGACGACATTAAAGATAAGCTCAAAAAAAATGCTTTGAGTTTAACGCTTGAGCAGCAGCAGCGTCTTTGCATAGCGCGCGTTATAGCGGTGCGTCCTCAAATTATCTTGCTGGACGAGCCGTGCTCGTCGCTTGACCCTGTTTCAACGCAAAAAATAGAAGAGTTAATGCTTGCGCTTAAAGACAAATACACAATAGTAATAGTAACGCACAACATGCAGCAAGCAGCCAGAATTTCACAAGACACGGCGTTTATGCTTTTAGGCGAACTCATAGAGTTTGATAAGACAGAAAAAATATTCACCAACCCGTCAAAAAAAGAAACGGACGATTACGTATCAGGTAAGTTTGGATAA
- the pstA gene encoding phosphate ABC transporter permease PstA, with protein MIKLSPKLSQKLSYTLLFCATILAIVPVVVVIFIIIKNGASAITWEFLTSMPKDGMRAGGILPAILGTLSIVLCAISITLPIGVCAAIYLNEYAKDNMLTRIINLAIVNLAGVPSVVYGLFGLGIFVMFLKLGVSIIAGALTLSIMELPVIITTSRGALRSVPYSFREASLSLGVSRWQTIRYIVLPNALPGILTGAILSIARISGETAPILFTAAAFYVPHLPSSVFDQVMALPYHLYIIATQIPNMPKNIIFGTALVLLMMVLTMSLIAIVARLYFRKKRKW; from the coding sequence ATGATAAAACTCAGTCCTAAATTATCACAGAAGCTTTCATACACTTTACTTTTTTGCGCTACTATTCTTGCAATAGTGCCCGTGGTGGTAGTTATTTTTATAATTATTAAAAACGGCGCATCGGCAATAACTTGGGAATTTTTAACATCCATGCCTAAAGACGGAATGAGAGCCGGCGGAATTCTTCCGGCAATACTCGGAACGCTTTCAATAGTTTTATGCGCAATATCCATAACGCTTCCTATAGGAGTGTGCGCGGCGATATATTTAAACGAATATGCAAAAGACAATATGCTTACAAGAATAATAAATCTTGCGATTGTAAATTTGGCGGGCGTTCCGTCGGTGGTTTACGGGCTTTTCGGGTTGGGTATTTTTGTTATGTTTTTAAAACTCGGCGTTTCAATTATTGCCGGCGCTTTAACTTTATCTATAATGGAACTCCCCGTAATAATTACCACTTCGCGAGGGGCTCTCAGAAGCGTTCCGTATTCTTTCAGAGAGGCAAGCCTTTCGCTGGGCGTTAGCCGCTGGCAAACCATAAGGTATATAGTTTTGCCGAATGCGCTTCCGGGAATTTTAACCGGAGCAATACTTAGCATTGCAAGAATTTCCGGCGAAACGGCGCCTATACTTTTTACCGCGGCGGCTTTTTACGTTCCGCATCTTCCGTCGTCGGTGTTTGATCAGGTTATGGCGTTGCCGTATCATTTATATATTATTGCCACGCAAATACCTAACATGCCTAAAAATATAATTTTCGGCACGGCGCTTGTTCTTTTAATGATGGTTCTTACAATGAGTTTAATTGCGATTGTTGCAAGACTTTACTTCCGTAAGAAAAGAAAATGGTAG
- a CDS encoding phosphate ABC transporter substrate-binding protein, with product MKNNIKILILFFIAVVIASCARSQGKGGAFHSSIQIKGSDTIVNLVQVWAERFVEVNSTYNIGVTGGGSGTGFAALMNKTCDIAMSSREIEKKETVLAKSKDVNPREFMIGLDGLAILINKNNPVEKLTLQQLRDIFMAKITNWKEVGGDDLEIVILSRESNSGTHMFFKEHVLRLGDKKSNDEFSPKSLLMPSSQAIYDEVLQNPHALGYVGMGYINNNVKTISVAVNAKSSYVYPNTENVMSGKYPISRPLYLYTDGEPTGVVKMFIDYALSAEGQKIVLETDFVPVKTAEGKKF from the coding sequence ATGAAAAATAATATCAAAATCTTAATTTTGTTTTTTATAGCGGTTGTTATTGCTTCCTGTGCTCGCTCGCAGGGGAAGGGCGGGGCTTTTCATTCTTCAATTCAAATTAAAGGGTCGGACACAATAGTAAATCTTGTGCAGGTTTGGGCTGAGAGATTTGTAGAAGTTAATTCTACATATAATATAGGCGTAACGGGCGGCGGCTCGGGCACGGGGTTTGCGGCGCTTATGAATAAAACGTGCGATATTGCAATGTCTTCGCGGGAAATTGAAAAGAAAGAAACCGTTCTTGCAAAAAGTAAAGACGTGAACCCCCGCGAGTTTATGATAGGGCTTGACGGGCTTGCGATACTTATAAATAAAAATAACCCCGTGGAAAAATTAACTTTACAGCAGCTGCGGGATATTTTTATGGCAAAAATTACAAATTGGAAAGAGGTCGGCGGCGACGATTTGGAAATAGTGATACTGTCAAGAGAAAGCAATTCCGGCACGCATATGTTTTTTAAAGAGCATGTTTTACGTCTCGGCGATAAAAAATCAAACGACGAATTCTCGCCGAAATCTCTTTTAATGCCGTCTTCTCAGGCAATTTACGACGAGGTTTTACAAAACCCGCACGCTTTGGGGTATGTGGGCATGGGTTATATCAACAATAACGTAAAAACAATTTCCGTAGCCGTTAACGCTAAAAGTTCTTACGTTTACCCTAATACGGAAAATGTGATGAGCGGGAAATATCCTATTTCAAGACCTCTGTATCTTTATACCGACGGAGAACCGACGGGCGTTGTTAAAATGTTTATAGATTACGCGCTGTCCGCAGAAGGGCAAAAAATAGTTTTGGAAACAGATTTTGTGCCGGTTAAAACGGCGGAAGGCAAGAAGTTTTGA
- a CDS encoding phosphate ABC transporter ATP-binding protein, translating to MADKIRVNNLSCFYNGKQVLESLNINVEENEILSIIGPANSGKTTFLRTLNRMNDFDANYSRKGEIYLDDKNIFDMNMEKLRKRVGMLFAMPIPLPMSIYENIIYAPKRLGLLSRKADQDAIVEQALKDASLWNEVKDRLDSSAMKLSGGQQQRLCIARILAINPEVILFDEPCSGLDPISTAKVEESMIELKERYTIVLVTNNVKQASRVGDRTAFFLMGKLIELGKTAELFVAPKNKRTEDYITGRFG from the coding sequence ATGGCAGATAAAATAAGAGTAAATAATTTAAGTTGTTTTTATAACGGGAAACAGGTTCTTGAATCGTTAAATATTAACGTTGAAGAAAATGAAATTCTTTCTATTATTGGCCCTGCAAACAGCGGAAAAACAACTTTTTTAAGAACCCTCAACAGAATGAACGATTTTGACGCAAACTATTCCCGCAAGGGCGAGATTTATCTTGACGATAAAAATATTTTTGACATGAATATGGAAAAATTGCGCAAACGCGTGGGAATGCTTTTTGCAATGCCTATTCCTCTGCCAATGTCCATTTATGAAAATATAATTTACGCTCCTAAAAGATTAGGTTTGCTGTCAAGAAAAGCAGACCAAGACGCAATAGTAGAACAAGCGTTAAAAGACGCGTCGCTTTGGAATGAAGTTAAAGACAGACTTGATTCGTCGGCGATGAAACTTTCCGGCGGGCAGCAGCAGCGTCTTTGCATAGCCAGAATTCTTGCCATAAATCCGGAAGTTATTTTGTTTGACGAGCCGTGCTCCGGACTTGACCCTATTTCTACGGCAAAAGTTGAAGAGTCGATGATAGAACTTAAAGAAAGATATACGATAGTTTTAGTTACAAATAACGTTAAGCAGGCGTCGCGCGTTGGCGACAGAACGGCATTTTTCCTGATGGGAAAACTAATAGAGCTCGGCAAAACGGCGGAACTTTTTGTAGCGCCGAAAAATAAGCGGACTGAAGATTACATAACGGGACGTTTCGGGTAA
- the pstC gene encoding phosphate ABC transporter permease subunit PstC yields MKRKIIDAIIEKIIFVCGILAIVFVVLIFGFLLKEGLGFFQDFGIIKFIAGKFWYPSSSPAQFGILPLIMGSLLVTVGACVIAVPIGVMAALYISEIAPKGVKDVLKSIVELMAAIPSVVIGFVGLVTLVPLVRTLFDVPTGLTAFSGSIMLAFMAMPTIVTISEDAIRSVPWSYKEGALALGATKWQTLRRIVLKAAMPGIIAAVMLGIGRVIGETMAVMMITGNAAQIPGSIFEPVRTMTATIAAEMGETVRGGIHYKALFGIGLVLFVITFLVNFVADLFLGKSKNK; encoded by the coding sequence ATGAAAAGAAAAATAATAGACGCAATCATTGAGAAAATAATTTTTGTCTGCGGAATACTTGCAATAGTATTTGTCGTCTTAATTTTCGGATTTCTTTTGAAAGAAGGCTTGGGATTTTTTCAGGATTTCGGAATTATAAAATTTATTGCAGGCAAATTTTGGTATCCAAGTTCGTCGCCGGCGCAGTTTGGAATTCTGCCTCTTATAATGGGCTCGCTGCTTGTTACCGTGGGCGCGTGTGTAATAGCGGTGCCTATAGGCGTAATGGCGGCGCTTTACATATCCGAAATTGCGCCTAAGGGCGTTAAAGATGTTCTTAAATCTATTGTAGAGCTTATGGCGGCTATACCGAGCGTTGTTATAGGTTTTGTTGGGCTTGTAACTTTAGTGCCTCTTGTGAGAACGCTTTTTGATGTTCCTACGGGGCTTACGGCTTTTTCAGGTTCTATAATGCTTGCTTTTATGGCAATGCCGACGATAGTAACTATTTCGGAAGATGCAATACGTTCGGTTCCGTGGTCGTATAAAGAAGGCGCGCTTGCTTTGGGCGCAACCAAATGGCAGACGCTTCGCAGAATAGTTTTGAAAGCGGCAATGCCCGGAATTATTGCCGCGGTAATGCTTGGAATAGGCAGAGTTATCGGCGAAACTATGGCGGTAATGATGATTACCGGAAACGCCGCGCAAATACCGGGTTCTATTTTTGAACCCGTGCGCACAATGACGGCTACAATTGCCGCGGAAATGGGCGAAACTGTTCGCGGGGGAATACATTATAAAGCGCTTTTCGGCATAGGGCTTGTTCTTTTTGTAATAACATTTTTGGTAAATTTCGTGGCGGATTTATTTCTCGGCAAGAGCAAAAATAAATGA
- a CDS encoding phosphoribosylaminoimidazolesuccinocarboxamide synthase: protein MSNQEENINLPLVHKGKVRNVYDFNGNYLIVASDRISAFDWVIPTLIPNKGKVLHKLSMFWFDFVKDIVPNHIITGNFEEFPAELKKYEYLRDRSMIVKKANRVDIECIIRGYLAGSGWKEYQKSKTVCGIKLPDGLQESSKLPQPIFTPSSKEENGKHDENISFEETVKRTGKDTAEKLQELSISLYKKVADYALTKGIILADTKLEFGFYDGHLILIDEIFTPDSSRFWEVEKYAQGVSQDSLDKQYVRDYLEKIKWDKSSPAPELPKDIVEKTLEKYTDAYEKLTGRKF from the coding sequence ATGAGTAATCAAGAAGAAAATATTAATCTTCCCTTGGTGCATAAAGGAAAAGTTCGCAATGTTTATGATTTTAACGGCAACTATTTAATAGTCGCTTCCGACAGAATTTCGGCGTTTGACTGGGTTATTCCGACGTTAATTCCAAATAAAGGAAAAGTTTTGCATAAGCTTTCAATGTTTTGGTTTGATTTCGTTAAAGATATTGTTCCAAACCATATAATAACCGGAAATTTTGAAGAGTTTCCGGCGGAACTTAAAAAATACGAATATCTCCGCGACCGCTCAATGATTGTTAAAAAAGCAAACAGAGTTGATATTGAATGCATAATCAGAGGTTATTTGGCGGGCTCCGGCTGGAAAGAGTATCAAAAGTCAAAAACCGTCTGCGGCATTAAACTTCCCGACGGGCTGCAAGAATCTTCAAAACTTCCGCAGCCTATTTTTACGCCGTCAAGCAAAGAAGAAAACGGAAAGCACGATGAGAATATATCTTTTGAAGAAACCGTAAAAAGAACCGGAAAAGATACGGCGGAAAAACTTCAGGAACTTTCAATAAGCCTTTATAAAAAAGTTGCAGACTACGCGTTAACAAAAGGAATAATTCTTGCCGATACAAAACTGGAATTTGGTTTTTACGACGGACATCTTATTTTAATAGACGAAATATTTACGCCGGATTCTTCAAGATTTTGGGAAGTAGAAAAATATGCGCAAGGCGTGTCGCAGGACAGTCTTGATAAACAATACGTCCGCGATTATCTTGAAAAAATTAAGTGGGATAAATCTTCTCCCGCGCCCGAACTTCCAAAAGACATAGTTGAAAAAACTCTTGAGAAATACACAGACGCATACGAAAAACTGACCGGAAGGAAATTCTAA
- a CDS encoding SH3 domain-containing protein, producing MRIFIAIVMLFLSFNGLACKTGDESDKYALLATIESLSNVSLLEQPISYVVKNGKFYVVVSNPIGNTAIYLYENEKLIKQDTDNADLSFFTDYKNQILRQDSLVKFIISEYEYLLYKETNYSQYSLFHVKEGNVEKVQDNIGNFCYYDKEKRKLYLTNGKNLISYDAVTKEIENCKFGLERSKYDYYDFVRVVGTNYFIIVAYYNDKNSIKADIFLKESLLPEKCIDEQKKTLSIVDKRLKETGYNDTLPYINAQSLFASVNILKNNIELKDAPNGESIGKLYEGAVVNIEYKEKDWVRVSGDGAVGWITKDNIIFESLFDEILHKANSADKIAQYMCAMVYKRFDYRSPKSIEMLELSSKQGYLPAKGELSLMYCNLGIKEYKTKALPLISEVIKAGYLKYAYNLGSIYFEVFNLPLTYRDLTQLLADDGYAKAQVGLAGYYYGEYIRNGRYSVNDSREGLFWLQKAAKQGNDFAIDMLNNGGTGAFFIG from the coding sequence ATGAGAATATTTATTGCTATCGTAATGTTGTTTTTAAGTTTTAATGGACTTGCATGCAAAACTGGCGATGAGAGCGATAAATATGCACTGCTTGCGACTATAGAAAGTTTAAGTAATGTTTCGCTTCTTGAGCAGCCGATAAGTTATGTTGTTAAAAACGGTAAATTTTATGTTGTTGTTTCAAATCCCATAGGGAATACTGCTATTTATCTTTACGAAAATGAAAAACTGATAAAACAAGATACGGATAACGCAGACTTAAGTTTTTTTACCGATTATAAAAATCAAATACTAAGACAGGATTCACTTGTAAAGTTTATAATAAGTGAATATGAATATTTGCTTTATAAAGAGACAAATTATAGTCAATACTCGTTGTTTCATGTAAAAGAAGGCAATGTTGAAAAAGTTCAAGATAATATCGGGAACTTTTGTTATTATGATAAAGAAAAAAGAAAACTTTATTTAACAAACGGTAAAAATTTAATAAGTTATGATGCTGTAACTAAAGAAATAGAAAACTGTAAATTTGGTCTTGAGCGGAGTAAGTATGATTACTATGATTTTGTTCGCGTTGTCGGGACAAATTATTTTATAATAGTTGCGTATTATAACGATAAAAATAGCATAAAAGCAGATATTTTCCTCAAAGAAAGTTTGCTGCCTGAAAAATGTATTGACGAACAAAAGAAAACATTAAGTATTGTTGATAAACGTTTAAAAGAAACAGGATATAATGACACTTTGCCTTATATTAATGCTCAATCTTTGTTTGCGTCTGTCAATATTTTGAAGAATAATATTGAGTTAAAAGATGCTCCTAACGGAGAATCAATAGGGAAACTTTATGAAGGGGCAGTGGTAAATATAGAGTATAAAGAAAAAGACTGGGTTAGAGTTTCAGGCGATGGAGCTGTTGGCTGGATTACAAAGGACAATATAATTTTTGAAAGTTTATTTGATGAAATTTTACATAAGGCTAATAGCGCCGATAAAATCGCGCAGTATATGTGTGCAATGGTTTATAAAAGATTTGATTACAGATCTCCAAAAAGTATAGAAATGTTAGAGTTATCTTCTAAACAAGGATATTTGCCTGCAAAAGGCGAGTTAAGTTTAATGTATTGTAATTTGGGAATAAAAGAGTATAAGACGAAAGCATTGCCGCTGATATCTGAAGTTATAAAAGCCGGATATTTAAAATATGCATACAATTTAGGCAGCATATATTTTGAGGTTTTTAATTTACCTTTAACGTATAGAGATTTGACGCAACTGCTTGCTGATGACGGATATGCAAAAGCGCAAGTCGGACTTGCCGGATATTATTATGGAGAATATATTCGTAACGGCAGATATTCGGTAAATGATAGTCGTGAAGGTTTATTCTGGTTACAAAAAGCTGCAAAGCAAGGAAATGATTTTGCTATAGATATGTTAAATAACGGCGGAACGGGCGCATTTTTTATCGGATAA